Proteins from a genomic interval of Mesobacillus sp. S13:
- a CDS encoding DHH family phosphoesterase, with protein MPSYLERRQIRYPLYGLMAVTLVLIGFLAYYNWIIGAAGFILTGLLIYMIFQVNHKIRQETEEYISTLSYRVKKVGEEALMEMPIGIMLVNDDYYIEWTNPFIAACFNEDSLVGKSLYDVADAVIPLIKQEVETEIITLHARKFRVIHKPEERLLYFFDVTEQAEIEKMYHDERTVISIIYLDNYEELTQGMDDQTKSSLNSLVTSILNKWATNNGVFLKRVSSERFIAVFSEHILQLLEKGKFSILDEVRETTSKQNVPLTLSIGVGTGYSSLPELGSQAQSSLDLALGRGGDQVAIKQPNGKVKFYGGKTNPVEKRTRVRARVISHALKELVVESDKVLIMGHKNPDMDAIGSAIGILKVAQMNKREGFIVYNKNEIDTGVQRLMDEIKENDSLYSRFITPEQAYEIASDDTLLVVVDTHKPSLVIDERLLNRIENVIVIDHHRRGEEFIKNPLLVYMEPYASSTAELVTELLEYQPKHGKIQMLEATALLAGIIVDTKSFTLRTGARTFDAASYLRSHGADTILVQKFLKEDINTYIRRAKIIENVYFYRDGIVISKGADDVYCDHVLIAQAADTLLTMDGVSASFVIAKRSEDTVGISARSLGDINVQVIMENLEGGGHLTNAATQMYDISTDEAETLLQNAIDDYLEGGQKE; from the coding sequence ATGCCTTCTTATTTAGAGAGGCGGCAAATACGCTATCCATTGTATGGATTGATGGCCGTAACACTAGTGCTGATTGGATTTCTAGCTTACTATAACTGGATTATAGGAGCAGCAGGGTTCATTCTCACTGGCCTGTTGATATATATGATTTTTCAAGTTAATCATAAAATAAGGCAAGAGACGGAAGAGTATATTTCCACGCTGTCTTATCGGGTGAAAAAAGTCGGCGAAGAAGCTTTGATGGAAATGCCAATTGGGATTATGCTGGTTAATGATGACTATTATATTGAGTGGACGAATCCTTTCATTGCTGCATGTTTCAATGAAGATTCGCTGGTAGGCAAATCACTGTATGATGTGGCCGATGCCGTCATTCCACTGATTAAGCAAGAAGTGGAAACAGAAATCATCACTCTTCATGCCCGTAAATTCAGGGTCATCCATAAGCCTGAAGAGCGGCTGCTTTACTTTTTCGACGTGACCGAACAGGCAGAAATTGAAAAAATGTATCATGATGAGCGCACTGTTATTTCAATCATTTACCTTGATAACTATGAAGAACTCACTCAGGGAATGGATGATCAGACAAAAAGCAGCTTAAATAGTCTTGTGACGTCCATCTTAAATAAGTGGGCAACCAATAACGGGGTATTCCTCAAAAGAGTTTCATCTGAGCGGTTCATCGCTGTTTTTAGTGAACATATTCTCCAGCTGCTGGAAAAAGGGAAATTCTCGATTCTTGATGAAGTAAGGGAAACGACATCGAAGCAAAATGTACCATTAACTTTGAGTATTGGGGTTGGTACGGGATATTCATCGCTTCCTGAACTTGGTTCACAGGCGCAATCCAGCCTGGATCTGGCTTTGGGACGGGGTGGTGACCAGGTCGCAATCAAACAGCCTAATGGCAAAGTTAAGTTTTATGGCGGCAAGACCAATCCTGTAGAAAAGCGAACAAGGGTAAGGGCGCGAGTCATTTCCCATGCCTTGAAGGAATTGGTGGTCGAGAGTGACAAGGTCTTAATCATGGGACACAAGAACCCAGATATGGACGCCATCGGCTCGGCGATCGGGATTCTTAAAGTAGCACAGATGAATAAGCGTGAAGGATTTATCGTTTATAATAAAAATGAAATCGATACAGGTGTACAGCGCCTGATGGATGAGATTAAGGAAAATGATTCCCTCTACTCTAGGTTCATAACACCGGAACAGGCATATGAAATCGCATCAGATGATACATTGCTTGTCGTTGTCGATACGCATAAGCCATCGCTGGTCATTGATGAGCGATTATTGAATCGGATTGAGAACGTCATCGTGATCGATCATCACCGCCGGGGAGAGGAATTTATCAAAAATCCATTGCTCGTCTATATGGAGCCTTATGCTTCATCGACAGCTGAGCTTGTGACAGAGTTGCTGGAATATCAGCCGAAACACGGTAAAATCCAGATGCTCGAGGCTACGGCTTTATTGGCGGGAATCATCGTCGATACGAAGAGCTTCACCTTAAGGACCGGAGCGCGGACTTTCGATGCTGCTTCATACCTTCGCAGCCATGGTGCGGATACCATTTTGGTCCAGAAGTTTTTAAAAGAGGATATTAATACGTATATCAGAAGAGCTAAAATTATTGAGAATGTTTATTTTTATCGAGATGGGATTGTCATTTCAAAAGGGGCAGACGATGTTTACTGTGACCATGTGCTGATTGCACAGGCTGCAGACACTCTGTTAACGATGGATGGAGTCTCAGCATCCTTTGTCATCGCAAAACGATCCGAAGATACAGTTGGCATAAGTGCAAGGTCACTTGGCGACATCAATGTCCAGGTGATCATGGAAAATCTCGAAGGTGGAGGGCATTTAACGAATGCCGCGACACAGATGTATGATATATCTACCGATGAGGCAGAAACACTTTTACAAAATGCTATAGATGATTATTTAGAAGGGGGACAAAAAGAATGA
- the rplI gene encoding 50S ribosomal protein L9 — MKVIFLKDVKGKGKKGEIKNVADGYAHNFLIKQGLAVEANQAAMSSLSAQQKKEEKMAQQELEDAKALKEKLEKVTVELSAKSGEDGRLFGSITSKQIADELQKANGIKLDKRKIELSDAIRTLGYTKVPVKLHKDVQATLNVHVKEGK, encoded by the coding sequence ATGAAAGTAATCTTTTTGAAGGACGTTAAAGGAAAAGGAAAAAAAGGCGAAATCAAAAATGTGGCAGATGGCTACGCACACAATTTCCTGATCAAACAGGGTCTTGCGGTTGAAGCAAACCAGGCCGCAATGAGTTCCCTGAGTGCACAACAAAAGAAGGAAGAGAAAATGGCTCAGCAGGAGCTTGAAGATGCGAAAGCATTAAAGGAAAAACTGGAAAAGGTTACTGTTGAACTATCTGCGAAATCTGGTGAGGATGGACGTCTATTCGGCTCAATCACTAGCAAGCAGATTGCTGATGAACTACAAAAAGCCAACGGCATCAAGCTTGATAAGCGTAAAATTGAGCTTTCGGATGCCATTCGCACACTTGGATACACAAAGGTTCCAGTCAAGCTTCATAAAGATGTACAGGCAACTTTGAATGTTCATGTAAAAGAAGGTAAATAA
- a CDS encoding adenylosuccinate synthase, whose translation MSSVVVVGTQWGDEGKGKITDFLSENAEVIARYQGGNNAGHTIKFNGETYKLHLIPSGIFYNDKISVIGNGMVVDPKALVKELAYLHDKDVKTDNLRISNRAHVILPYHLKLDEVEEASKGANKIGTTKKGIGPAYMDKAARTGIRIADLLDREVFEEKLSRNLEEKNRLLERIYETEGFKLEDILDEYYEYGQQIKDYVVDTSVVLNDALDDGRRVLFEGAQGVMLDIDQGTYPFVTSSNPVAGGVTIGSGVGPTKITHIVGVSKAYTTRVGDGPFPTELDNEIGHQIREVGREYGTTTGRPRRVGWFDSVVVRHARRVSGITDLSLNSIDVLTGIETLKICVAYRYKGELIEEFPASLKTLAECEPVYEELPGWTEDITGVKSLDELPENARHYLERISQLTGIPLSIFSVGPDRTQTNVVRSPWRS comes from the coding sequence ATGTCATCCGTAGTAGTAGTAGGGACACAATGGGGAGACGAAGGAAAAGGGAAGATTACAGACTTCCTATCAGAAAATGCCGAAGTGATTGCCCGTTACCAAGGAGGTAACAACGCCGGACATACAATTAAGTTCAATGGTGAAACATATAAATTGCATTTAATTCCATCAGGAATTTTCTATAATGATAAAATCAGCGTCATCGGCAACGGAATGGTTGTGGATCCAAAAGCGTTAGTGAAGGAACTTGCTTATCTTCACGACAAAGATGTTAAGACAGATAATCTGCGCATCAGCAACCGCGCGCATGTCATCCTTCCTTATCACTTAAAGCTTGATGAGGTGGAAGAAGCGAGCAAAGGTGCCAATAAAATCGGAACGACCAAGAAGGGAATCGGTCCTGCCTACATGGATAAAGCTGCACGTACCGGAATTCGGATTGCCGACCTGTTGGATCGTGAAGTATTTGAAGAAAAGCTTTCTCGCAACCTGGAAGAAAAGAATCGCCTGCTTGAACGAATCTACGAAACAGAAGGATTCAAGCTTGAGGACATTCTGGATGAGTATTATGAGTATGGTCAGCAAATCAAGGATTATGTGGTCGACACATCTGTTGTGCTTAACGATGCATTGGATGATGGCCGCCGTGTATTATTTGAAGGTGCACAGGGCGTCATGCTCGACATCGACCAGGGAACATATCCTTTCGTCACATCATCCAATCCAGTAGCAGGTGGTGTCACGATTGGTTCAGGAGTTGGACCCACCAAAATCACTCATATTGTTGGAGTTTCAAAAGCTTATACCACTCGTGTGGGTGATGGACCATTCCCTACAGAGCTAGATAACGAAATCGGCCACCAAATCCGTGAAGTAGGCCGTGAGTATGGTACGACAACTGGACGCCCTCGCCGCGTAGGCTGGTTCGACAGTGTCGTCGTCCGACATGCCCGCCGTGTCAGCGGAATCACGGACCTATCTTTAAACTCAATCGATGTATTGACTGGAATCGAAACACTTAAAATTTGTGTCGCCTATCGCTACAAAGGCGAGTTGATTGAAGAATTCCCAGCAAGTCTCAAGACACTTGCTGAATGTGAGCCAGTTTACGAGGAGCTGCCAGGATGGACAGAAGACATCACAGGGGTAAAATCACTCGATGAACTGCCTGAGAACGCAAGACACTATCTCGAGCGTATCTCACAGCTGACAGGCATCCCATTGTCAATCTTCTCAGTCGGCCCGGACCGCACCCAAACAAACGTAGTCCGCAGCCCTTGGAGATCATAA
- the dnaB gene encoding replicative DNA helicase, whose product MSELFADRLPPQNMEAEQAVLGAIFLEPSALTLASEILLPDDFYRVAHQKIFNVMLDLNDKGKAIDLVTVTEELASSKLIEDVGGVSYLSELAASVPTAANIEYYARIVEEKSLLRRLIRTASGIAEDGYLREDEVEALLAEAEKNIMEVAQRKGGGAFHNIKDVLVRTYDNIEEMHNRKGDITGLETGFTELDRMTAGFQRNDLIIVGARPSVGKTAFALNIAQNVAKKTGENVAIFSLEMGAEQLVMRVLCAEGNIDAQRLRTGSLNDEDWGKLTMAMGSLSNAGIFIDDTPGVKITDIRSKCRRLKQEQGLGMIMIDYLQLILGSGRAGENRQQEVSEISRSLKQLARELQVPVIALSQLSRGVEQRQDKRPMMSDIRESGSIEQDADIVAFLYRDDYYDKESEDKNIIEIIIAKQRNGPVGTVKLAFVKEYNKFVNIENRYDESYAPPGA is encoded by the coding sequence ATGAGTGAATTATTCGCGGATCGACTTCCGCCGCAAAACATGGAAGCGGAACAAGCCGTACTTGGCGCAATATTTTTAGAGCCATCAGCTTTAACTCTTGCTTCAGAAATATTATTACCCGACGACTTTTATCGTGTTGCGCACCAGAAAATCTTTAACGTCATGCTGGATTTAAATGATAAAGGCAAAGCCATTGACCTGGTGACAGTCACTGAGGAATTGGCATCATCCAAGCTGATTGAAGATGTTGGAGGCGTCAGTTATTTAAGTGAATTGGCTGCATCCGTGCCGACGGCTGCTAATATAGAGTATTATGCTAGAATCGTAGAAGAAAAATCATTGCTAAGAAGGCTGATCCGAACAGCATCAGGCATCGCTGAAGATGGCTATTTGCGTGAGGATGAAGTCGAGGCATTACTTGCCGAAGCAGAAAAGAACATAATGGAGGTTGCCCAGCGTAAAGGCGGAGGAGCCTTCCATAATATCAAAGATGTCCTTGTCAGGACCTATGATAATATCGAGGAAATGCATAACCGCAAAGGGGATATCACCGGTCTTGAGACAGGCTTTACCGAGCTTGATCGAATGACAGCAGGCTTTCAACGAAATGATTTGATCATAGTAGGTGCCCGTCCTTCGGTTGGTAAAACAGCATTCGCCTTGAATATCGCCCAGAATGTTGCGAAAAAAACAGGAGAGAATGTTGCGATCTTCAGTTTGGAGATGGGAGCAGAGCAGCTGGTCATGCGTGTTCTTTGTGCTGAAGGAAATATCGATGCACAGAGGCTTCGTACAGGTTCCCTGAATGATGAGGACTGGGGCAAACTGACGATGGCAATGGGAAGCTTGTCTAACGCAGGAATCTTCATAGATGATACCCCGGGTGTTAAAATTACCGATATCCGGTCAAAGTGCCGACGCTTAAAGCAGGAGCAGGGACTTGGCATGATCATGATCGATTACTTGCAGCTGATCCTTGGAAGCGGCCGTGCCGGCGAAAACCGTCAGCAGGAAGTATCCGAGATATCCCGTTCCCTCAAGCAATTGGCGCGTGAATTGCAGGTCCCTGTTATCGCACTGTCCCAGCTTTCCCGTGGAGTGGAACAGCGACAGGACAAGCGTCCGATGATGTCTGATATCCGTGAATCCGGTTCAATTGAGCAGGATGCCGATATTGTAGCCTTCCTTTATCGTGATGACTATTATGACAAAGAATCCGAAGACAAGAACATCATCGAAATCATTATTGCCAAGCAGCGTAACGGCCCGGTAGGCACCGTCAAGCTGGCCTTTGTAAAAGAATACAATAAATTCGTTAATATCGAAAATAGATATGACGAATCGTACGCTCCACCGGGGGCATAA